The proteins below are encoded in one region of uncultured Eubacteriales bacterium:
- a CDS encoding Acyl-ACP thioesterase: MPVFYEKTYTVDTRDVDPFNTCRPSALLGILQEAATAAAMELHVSRENIVPRYNAFWMLARIWFTLDRPLRWNERVTVRTWHRGGNGASMYRDFDLSVGGVPVGEAVSTWVVADLDTHKLLRLSNMEEFAGTDGGALCKTKLLNKLRLPENLALSERRKLHYSDADINGHVNNARYADFACDALRMETLGREYFISSLQLGYLAECLPGEELDLLTLEQEGTHYIRGMDAAAKPRFDAALTLEHI; encoded by the coding sequence TTGCCTGTCTTCTATGAAAAAACCTATACCGTCGATACCCGCGACGTAGACCCCTTCAATACCTGCCGCCCCTCGGCTCTGCTGGGGATCCTGCAGGAAGCGGCCACCGCCGCCGCCATGGAGCTCCACGTCTCCCGGGAGAACATCGTCCCCCGGTACAACGCGTTCTGGATGCTGGCCCGCATCTGGTTTACTCTGGACAGGCCCCTGCGCTGGAACGAGCGGGTGACCGTCAGAACCTGGCATCGGGGCGGTAATGGCGCCTCCATGTACCGGGACTTCGATCTCTCCGTTGGCGGCGTACCGGTTGGGGAGGCGGTATCCACCTGGGTGGTAGCGGACCTGGACACCCACAAGCTTCTCCGCCTCTCCAATATGGAGGAGTTTGCGGGTACCGACGGGGGAGCGCTCTGCAAAACGAAACTGCTAAATAAGCTCCGCCTACCGGAGAACCTGGCTCTCTCTGAACGCCGAAAGCTGCACTACAGCGACGCTGACATCAACGGCCACGTCAACAACGCCCGGTATGCCGACTTTGCCTGCGACGCTTTGAGGATGGAGACCCTGGGCCGGGAGTATTTCATATCCTCCCTCCAACTTGGGTACCTGGCCGAGTGCCTGCCTGGGGAGGAGCTGGACCTTCTCACTCTGGAGCAGGAGGGCACCCACTACATCCGCGGGATGGACGCTGCTGCTAAGCCTCGTTTTGACGCCGCCCTTACCCTGGAGCATATCTGA
- a CDS encoding conserved hypothetical protein (Evidence 4 : Homologs of previously reported genes of unknown function) codes for MVEETSRTLAYICPSCRQSVIVDRSVFQLAAAPNTLPCPCGKSALRVELTGDRAKLSVPCLFCQEEHTVSCSSKAFLHEKALAFSCAASGLDCCYAGEAEPVYAAMRRLEEAVDKLEHDAGEHGSFLDDIVMHEVLSEIKDIAQRGGVSCACGSKRWKVQVNYSSIDLICADCGAALRIPAATASDIDDICCKDTLLIHGRA; via the coding sequence ATGGTGGAAGAAACCAGCCGCACCCTCGCCTATATTTGCCCCTCCTGTCGTCAGAGCGTAATCGTGGATCGCAGCGTCTTCCAGCTTGCGGCCGCGCCCAATACCCTGCCCTGCCCCTGCGGCAAGTCCGCCCTCCGGGTGGAACTGACTGGGGACCGGGCTAAGCTGAGCGTCCCATGTCTCTTCTGCCAGGAGGAGCACACTGTCTCCTGCTCTTCCAAGGCTTTTTTGCACGAAAAGGCTTTGGCCTTTTCCTGTGCCGCCTCCGGCCTCGACTGCTGTTACGCAGGGGAGGCCGAGCCGGTCTATGCCGCCATGCGTCGGCTGGAGGAGGCGGTGGACAAGCTGGAGCACGACGCGGGGGAGCACGGATCCTTTCTGGACGATATCGTCATGCACGAGGTCCTCTCCGAAATCAAGGACATCGCCCAGCGGGGCGGCGTCTCCTGCGCATGCGGTTCCAAGCGGTGGAAGGTACAGGTAAATTACAGCTCCATTGATCTCATCTGCGCCGACTGCGGCGCGGCCCTGCGCATCCCCGCCGCCACCGCCAGTGATATCGACGATATCTGCTGTAAGGACACCCTGCTCATCCATGGGCGGGCTTGA
- the spoVAD gene encoding Stage V sporulation protein AD, with product MRMERERMTTKKLGKQTVALGIPPSIAGFANVVGKKEGDGPLAGSFDHIEQDDSFGEKSWEKAESAMQKMSLSSALDKAKQPASKMDFLFGGDLLNQCIGTGFAVRGLDIPFYGIYGACSSMAEGLSLAALMLDGGFGEWTAAVTSSHFCSAERQYRTPLEYGGQRTPTAQWTVTGSGAVVLAREGEGPYVTHVTTGKIVDKGIKDANNMGGAMAPAAYATITAHLEDLNRKPSYYDLIVTGDLGRLGKEIVLDFFHRDGMELGNFDDCGTLIFDLKGQDVHCGGSGCGCSAVVLTGFLLNGMREGRWKNILFCGTGALLSPTSTQQGESIPSICHAVAISTQK from the coding sequence ATGAGAATGGAGCGAGAGCGTATGACGACAAAAAAGCTGGGCAAGCAGACTGTGGCGCTGGGTATCCCCCCGTCTATCGCGGGGTTTGCCAATGTGGTGGGCAAGAAAGAGGGGGATGGCCCGCTGGCGGGTAGTTTCGACCACATCGAGCAGGACGACAGCTTTGGCGAGAAGAGCTGGGAAAAGGCCGAGAGCGCCATGCAGAAAATGTCCCTCTCCAGCGCCCTTGACAAGGCAAAACAGCCAGCGTCCAAGATGGACTTTCTCTTCGGCGGCGATCTTTTGAACCAGTGTATCGGTACAGGTTTTGCCGTCCGCGGGCTGGACATCCCCTTTTATGGCATCTATGGGGCCTGCTCCAGCATGGCGGAGGGCCTGTCCCTGGCGGCGCTGATGCTGGATGGCGGCTTTGGCGAGTGGACGGCGGCAGTGACCTCCTCCCATTTCTGCTCCGCCGAGCGGCAGTACCGCACGCCCCTGGAATACGGCGGGCAGCGCACCCCCACCGCCCAGTGGACGGTGACGGGGTCGGGGGCCGTGGTGCTGGCCCGGGAGGGCGAGGGACCCTACGTGACCCATGTGACCACCGGCAAAATTGTAGATAAGGGCATCAAGGACGCAAACAATATGGGCGGAGCCATGGCCCCCGCCGCCTACGCCACCATCACCGCCCATCTGGAGGATTTAAACCGCAAACCCTCCTATTACGATCTGATCGTCACCGGCGATTTAGGGCGGCTGGGGAAAGAGATCGTACTTGACTTCTTTCACAGGGATGGGATGGAGCTGGGCAACTTTGATGACTGCGGAACCCTCATCTTCGACTTGAAGGGCCAGGACGTGCACTGCGGCGGGTCGGGCTGCGGCTGCTCGGCGGTGGTGCTCACTGGGTTTTTGCTCAACGGAATGCGAGAGGGCAGATGGAAGAACATCCTATTCTGCGGCACCGGAGCCCTCCTCTCTCCCACCTCTACCCAGCAGGGAGAGAGTATCCCGAGCATCTGCCATGCCGTCGCCATATCAACGCAGAAATGA
- the spoVAEB gene encoding Stage V sporulation protein AEB, whose protein sequence is MEVFWEYGRAFLCGGILCLIGQLLIDKTPLTPAKILVTYVVSGVILGGLGLYKYLVEWGGAGATVPLTGFGYLLAKGVEKAVTEQGAIGILTGGVTATAGGITAAIFFGYLVAVIFKAKPKA, encoded by the coding sequence ATGGAAGTTTTCTGGGAATACGGGCGTGCCTTCCTCTGCGGGGGAATTCTCTGTCTCATCGGGCAGCTTTTAATCGACAAGACCCCTCTGACCCCGGCCAAGATACTGGTGACCTATGTGGTGTCCGGCGTGATTCTGGGTGGGCTGGGGCTCTACAAATACTTGGTGGAATGGGGAGGCGCGGGAGCAACCGTGCCGCTAACGGGCTTTGGTTACCTGTTGGCGAAGGGTGTGGAAAAGGCCGTCACCGAGCAGGGTGCCATCGGCATCCTCACCGGAGGCGTTACCGCTACGGCTGGAGGCATTACGGCGGCCATCTTCTTTGGTTATTTGGTGGCTGTTATCTTTAAGGCAAAACCGAAGGCATAA